The Candida dubliniensis CD36 chromosome 2, complete sequence genome contains a region encoding:
- a CDS encoding vacuolar protein sorting-associated protein vps28 homologue, putative (Similar to S. cerevisiae VPS28) has translation MTSPPPEYAPTSTSSFTVSTSDVYNQEVTKSSLIKTPLHKSVYDSLAEIYSILPTLEMVENSYLKDYITDKEKYTSTTYRLIHQYQMLIKVFTDDQTKFQLLQKEFLPGLLSDMSNFLELLLNKFNDNYPHAVSRLRNGLPATIEHINGNQPTSASARLVAEITGNFITCMDAVKLNYKSKEQLHPLLSDLVVNLNELNEELQFTGKSKLVNWLIKLNNLQTELTQEEADSFLNDLDIAYKGFYTTLE, from the coding sequence ATGACATCGCCACCACCAGAATATGCTCCAACATCCACGTCCTCATTTACTGTATCGACGTCTGATGTTTACAACCAAGAAGTTACTAAATCACTGTTGATCAAAACCCCATTACATAAATCAGTATATGATTCGCTAGCAGAAATATATTCCATACTACCAACTCTAGAAATGGTTGAGAATTCATATTTGAAAGACTATATCACTGATAAGGAGAAATACACGTCTACAACTTATAGATTAATCCATCAGTATCAAATGTTAATAAAAGTTTTCACTGATGATCAAACAaagtttcaattattacaaaaGGAGTTTTTGCCTGGGTTATTGCTGGACATGTCTAATTTTTTGGAGTTactattaaataaatttaatgataaCTATCCCCATGCTGTCAGCCGGTTGAGGAATGGATTACCAGCAACCATTGAACACATAAATGGCAATCAACCAACAAGTGCTAGTGCTAGGTTAGTTGCAGAGATTACAGGGAATTTCATTACATGTATGGACGCTGTCAAACTAAATTATAAATCCAAGGAACAATTACATCCATTGCTAAGCGATCTAGTGGTCAATCTTAATGAACTTAATGAGGAGCTACAGTTTACAGGAAAATCTAAATTAGTCAATTGGTTGattaaattaaacaatCTTCAGACAGAACTTACACAAGAGGAAGCTGATTCATTCTTGAATGATTTGGACATAGCATATAAAGGATTCTATACAACTCTAgaatga
- a CDS encoding hypothetical membrane protein (possibly C. dubliniensis-specific) yields the protein MPISFRFPFQVLIQFIIFPFLFFFFFSSSLFAPSSRFYFASLRAVQCGSSCIFFFFLAPFHHRYRIYDHIFYFLLCNHFEFIITSWLPLLYIGSCIVYINLRSMAENERKLNKLKEYNPRRNKKKRPSSCKPMLPKDVASFFFFFFFFLFWNIFLEELWNSRFLQIDPVNSCNIIFNHVSSPPPWKAKITFAFDHSTTTIIIIIISASSS from the coding sequence ATGCCAATTTCATTTCGGTTCCCATTTCAGgttttgattcaatttattatttttccttttttattttttttttttttttcttcttccctATTCGCGCCTAGTTCCCgtttttattttgcttCACTCCGCGCGGTGCAGTGCGGTTCTTCTtgcatttttttctttttcctaGCCCCGTTTCATCATCGATATCGAATCTATGACCacattttttattttcttctttgtaaCCACTTTGAGTTTATAATAACCTCGTGGTTACCACTACTATATATTGGATCATGTATTGTTTATATCAATTTAAGAAGTATGGctgaaaatgaaagaaaactaaacaaattaaaagaatataatcCTAGACggaataaaaagaaaaggcCAAGTTCATGTAAACCAATGCTACCAAAAGATGTGgcatcattttttttttttttttttttttttttgttttggaatATTTTTCTAGAAGAACTTTGGAACAGCCGGTTCCTACAAATTGATCCCGTCAATTCCTGCAACATAATTTTTAACCACGTctcctccccccccccttgGAAAGCTAAGATTACGTTTGCTTTTGATCAttccacaacaacaataataataataataatctcaGCCTCTTCACTGTAA
- a CDS encoding ankyrin repeat-containing protein, putative (Similar to S. cerevisiae AVO2), whose protein sequence is MLEPQQRIRNAIIEGNLPIVKRILSRFSELWLNIDPKNQGWSNLHYASYYGHYLICIHLISYINKTIGSLEQHYTKLDLVAFDDTTVLHLCMEKKHAQTLHYLLQEFPGKIWLNSLGGSSRQTPLHYSCIYDFKEGTKLLLEFGAQWNIQDSHGDTCLHLCFQFGSVGCLYELLKYIIIYSKTKEDSFKKIEELENVKNNQNWVAKDYSSSFDLITQYEEMKRDLLSQDYTGAASDLKFSAESTTSPNLEVASIDTLGNKVLASPIVSMSSQQSVVNNDKNFEGRQHSQSLPPVFKAQPQPLIRQRSNTTYIYKPPSALTIATEGLTGRPSSANSSPLSPMTPQATTSNRAPSLKSVTISPSVRTNGTANYSAVTDDEPISPHSVVSITSSFNSSPNYKLGSRKKSFSFSKSVPLPSINSENVLWPSVNEEAMTESSAQQISPIKRSAADHKSRKNSSASSIAAKLAFNSSHSSPNHNENLRKRAVSKSNSVHSNSLNSTSSVGSTISSSSVSNIDTEILRKTKSSGTLPTNSSHNNNNGTRIPITLNNSSVTSLNSNGSDNLKKYSVHSISFSRVR, encoded by the coding sequence ATGTTAGAACCTCAGCAAAGAATCAGGAACGCCATAATAGAGGGGAACCTACCCATTGTCAAACGAATATTATCCCGGTTCTCCGAACTATGGTTGAACATAGACCCAAAGAACCAAGGGTGGAGCAATCTCCACTATGCATCGTACTATGGACATTATTTGATATGTATCCATTTAATATCATACATAAATAAGACAATAGGCAGCTTGGAACAGCATTATACCAAACTAGATTTGGTGGCCTTTGACGATACCACTGTATTGCATCTTTGTATGGAAAAGAAACACGCTCAAACATTGCATTATTTATTGCAAGAATTCCCAGGAAAAATATGGTTGAATTCCCTTGGTGGAAGCTCCAGACAAACACCGTTGCATTATAGTTGCATTTACGATTTCAAAGAAGGGACAAAGTTGCTATTGGAGTTTGGGGCTCAATGGAATATACAGGATTCCCATGGCGATACATGTCTACATCTTTGCTTTCAGTTTGGAAGTGTTGGCTGCTTATATGAATTACTCAAATATATTATCATCTATTCCAAAACAAAGGAAGATTCATTTAAGAAAATCGAGGAGTTGGAGAATGTCAAAAACAACCAGAATTGGGTAGCCAAGGATTATTCATCAAgctttgatttgattaCCCAATATGAGGAAATGAAAAGAGATCTACTATCTCAGGACTATACCGGTGCAGCTTCTGACCTAAAGTTCTCAGCCGAGTCAACAACACTGCCAAATCTTGAAGTGGCATCAATTGACACTCTAGGTAACAAAGTATTAGCAAGCCCAATTGTACTGATGTCGCTGCAACAGTCGGTGGTTAATAATGACAAAAACTTTGAAGGACGTCAGCATTCACAATCATTGCCACCTGTGTTCAAGGCACAGCCACAGCCATTAATCAGACAAAGATCAAATACAACGTATATTTATAAACCACCATCCGCCTTAACCATAGCCACTGAAGGTTTAACAGGTAGGCCATCCTCCGCCAATTCATCGCCATTGTCACCAATGACTCCTCAGGCAACAACATCGAATAGAGCACCGTCATTGAAATCAGTTACAATATCGCCTTCAGTCCGTACAAACGGAACTGCAAACTATTCCGCAGTCACAGACGATGAACCAATTTCCCCACACTCAGTAGTATCTATAACTTCGTCATTTAATCTGTCGCCAAATTACAAATTAGGCTCAAGAAAGAAGAGTTTTTCGTTTTCTAAATCGGTTCCATTACCATCGATAAACTCTGAAAATGTTTTGTGGCCCTCAGTAAATGAAGAGGCAATGACAGAGTCACTGGCTCAACAAATATCACCCATAAAACGATCAGCAGCAGATCATAAGCTGAGAAAGAATTCATCAGCCTCTTCTATCGCTGCCAAACTTGCGTTTAATTCTAGTCATTCATCACCAAATCATAACGAGAATTTGAGGAAACGGGCCGTATCCAAATCTAATAGTGTACACAGCAATAGCTTGAATAGTACCTCATCTGTTGGTAGCACAATCAGTTCTAGCAGTGTATCGAATATTGATACCGAAATATtgagaaaaacaaaatcgTCTGGCACTCTTCCAACCAATAGTAGtcacaacaataacaatggGACGAGAATCCCAATTACTTTAAATAATAGCAGTGTGACCTCTTTGAATAGTAATGGTTCagataatttgaaaaagtaTAGTGTTCATAGTATTAGTTTCAGCAGAGTGAGATGA
- the DFG10 gene encoding 3-oxo-5-alpha-steroid 4-dehydrogenase, putative produces the protein MAIYDSQLIVVSLYLLIIIALYSAKFITPLNELLQYGKTSSQNVKKHDQPENSIIKQTIGFISNYFVVPKSWFVHFYITLFALSSLIYLASFKEPISTDPEKFKNLILIHRLLWVQGIRRLTECLTVSNFSKTSKMNVSHYIVGLSHYILVTWATYLGLSTYGSHQVPSNYTVFDIVLIIGFAICSLLQFQVHYHLSTLVKYTLPDFSFVSSPHYFYEILIYTILLSFAIKDGFDMVSVTFFTSWLFVISNLSISSLETFSYYQKKYKEEFKLKWAILPGIL, from the coding sequence ATGGCTATTTATGACAGTCAACTTATAGTGGTTTCACTATACTTgctaattattattgcaTTATATTCAGCAAAGTTCATTACTCCATTGAACGAGTTGTTGCAGTATGGGAAAACTTCATCTCAAAATGTGAAGAAACATGATCAGCCAGAGAATAGTATTATCAAGCAGACAATTGGGTTTATATCCAACTATTTTGTGGTTCCCAAGTCATGGTTTGTTCATTTCTACATCACTTTGTTCGCTTTATCGtctttgatttatttgGCGTCGTTCAAGGAGCCAATATCGACCGATCCAgaaaaattcaagaatttgattttgattcatcGATTACTCTGGGTCCAAGGAATAAGAAGATTAACTGAATGCCTCActgtttccaatttttccaaaaccTCCAAAATGAACGTGAGCCATTACATAGTAGGATTAAGTCATTATATTTTAGTGACTTGGGCCACCTATTTAGGGCTAAGCACATATGGATCACATCAAGTCCCTAGCAATTATACGGTTTTTGATATCGTACTTATCATAGGGTTTGCCATTTGTTCTTTGCTACAATTCCAAGTTCACTATCACTTGTCAACCTTAGTGAAGTACACTTTACCTGACTTCAGCTTTGTTTCGTCTCCTCATTATTTCTatgaaatattgatttacaCAATCTTGCTCAGTTTCGCAATTAAAGATGGTTTCGACATGGTTTCAGTAACATTCTTTACTTCCTGGTTATTTGTCATAAGTAATCTAAGCATAAGTTCTCTTGAGACCTTTAGTTATTACCAGAAAAAGTACAAGGAAGAATTTAAGTTAAAGTGGGCTATATTGCCAGGCATATTGTAG
- a CDS encoding zinc finger protein, putative — MSNSPNPNNPNNHHLNKSPNNLSNNKLTNMSYSQVQTTLPPQFTEYPQQAFVQQTYQQQQHQYLQAQQAFQQHQQLQLLMQQPAQQPQQQQQQQQQLQPFPSTQIPVLQQQQLQQQQQVYSQPINQNENYYIQAPRGYSSSSSNINLQQYPLNEPRQTSVPSISPEKQQSINFNSENYNYLVPSLPPLNTIGATTTSHTPQQQQQQQQQQQVYNTSPLSATYVHENSQFVVPSVDTTRSYPMTTVRGGSGGGGGGIAPPKRGRKRRHTATVHNMTPETAERNRCRICNKQFKRPSSLQTHYYSHTGEKIFKCPWDGCGRLFSVKSNMTRHYRLHERDFKRAQEREFAPSQQQQQQQHHQHQVPNIGSVSHSSAPILQPQQQQQQQQETFNTNNQNLG; from the coding sequence ATGTCAAATAGCCCCAATCCGAACAATCCAAACAATCATCATCTAAACAAATctccaaataatttatccaaTAATAAACTCACTAATATGCTGTATTCTCAAGTTCAAACAACTTTACCACCTCAATTTACTGAATATCCACAACAAGCATTTGTACAACAAacatatcaacaacaacagcatcAATATTTGCAAGCTCAACAAGcatttcaacaacatcaacaacttcaaCTTTTAATGCAACAACCAgcacaacaaccacaacaacaacaacaacaacagcagcagctaCAACCTTTTCCTTCAACTCAGATACCAGTtctccaacaacaacaactacaacaacagcaacaggTTTATTCGCAaccaataaatcaaaatgaaaactaTTACATACAAGCACCCCGAGGATACAgtagcagcagcagcaataTAAACTTACAACAATATCCTTTGAATGAACCAAGACAAACAAGTGTGCCTTCAATTTCTCCAGAGAAACAACAAAgcattaatttcaattctgaAAACTACAATTATTTGGTTCCATCTTTACCCCCATTGAACACAATTGGGGCCACTACTACATCGCATACTCCtcaacagcagcagcaacaacaacaacaacaacaagtcTATAATACTTCTCCATTGTCGGCTACTTATGTGCACGAAAACTCTCAGTTTGTGGTACCATCAGTGGACACAACCAGAAGTTATCCAATGACAACTGTTcgtggtggtagtggtggtggtggtggtggtattgCTCCTCCCAAAAGAGgtagaaaaagaagacaTACTGCTACTGTTCATAATATGACTCCTGAAACCGCTGAAAGAAATAGATGTCGTATTTGtaataaacaattcaaacgtccatcatcattacaaactcattattattctcaTACTGgagaaaaaatatttaaatgtCCTTGGGATGGATGTGGTAGATTGTTTTCTGTTAAATCTAATATGACAAGACATTATAGATTACATGAACGAGATTTCAAAAGAGCTCAAGAACGTGAATTTGCACCTtcccaacaacaacaacaacaacaacatcatcaacatcaagtACCTAATATTGGAAGTGTCTCTCATTCATCTGCACCAATTctacaaccacaacaacaacaacaacaacaacaagaaacatttaataccaataatcaaaatttggGGTGA
- a CDS encoding 26s proteasome regulatory subunit, putative (Similar to S. cerevisiae RPN12) has protein sequence MSLQKLTAELYSLFAKEDYQGCQQLLAPIKLELVKHDLLVPLPSNTTDKNQINDLRIAQRILEIGALSSLLTNNYSGFENYFAQLRPFYANPKLHNLQKVHINTDITKITSLYLLYLLSQGLISKFHVELEVIYNSSQYDVQQDKYLQFPINLESNLMEGNYIKIWKLLKEEKNLPCQEYTHFVDTLINALRFEIAKSLEKTYDSIPISNCKNLLYLPQELSDSNFEKTLKETYQVDNWKFEDGVIYFAKNENETDADNQSVIKNLLGYAEQIESIV, from the coding sequence ATGTCTTTACAAAAACTTACTGCAGAGTTATATTCACTTTTTGCCAAAGAAGATTATCAAGGCTGTCAGCAGTTGCTTGCTCCAATTAAACTAGAATTAGTTAAGCATGATTTATTGGTTCCTTTACCATCCAACACCACTGAtaaaaaccaaatcaatgatttgagAATTGCCCAAAgaattttggaaattggAGCGTTATCGTCATTATTGACCAACAACTATTCAGGTTTCGAGAATTATTTTGCCCAGTTGAGACCATTTTATGCCAATCCCAAGTTGCATAATTTGCAAAAAGTTCATATCAATACCGACATAACAAAGATCACTTCCTTATACTTGTTATACTTGTTGAGTCAGGGgttgatttcaaaatttcatgTTGAGCTAGAAGTGATTTACAATTCATCGCAATATGATGTTCAACAAGACAAGTATTTACAATTTCCAATAAATTTAGAAAGTAATTTAATGGAAGGTAATTACATAAAAATCTGGAAGTTAttaaaagaagagaaaaacCTACCATGTCAGGAATACACAcattttgttgatacttTGATAAACGCTTTACGTTTTGAAATTGCCAAATCTTTAGAGAAAACTTACGActcaattccaatttctaattgcaagaatttattatatttaccACAAGAATTGTCAGATTCCAACTTTGAGAAAACCTTAAAGGAAACTTACCAAGTTGATAATTGGAAATTTGAGGATGGTGTCATATACTTTGCTAAGAATGAAAACGAAACCGATGCCGACAACCAGTCAGTTataaagaatttattgGGATACGCTGAACAAATCGAATCCATTGTATAA